A single window of Archangium gephyra DNA harbors:
- a CDS encoding helix-turn-helix transcriptional regulator, whose amino-acid sequence MHRLTQVLDVELAPAAPHLSLVDASRVEAPDANGLSVLVKYMAPRISGFSQTVKRQALVRPEGMAGAVVGGFYSLVSSGYPTRAFADAHEALAWLGRPEAESRALMNELNDLVMQLMGQSPLLGELHRVLRHRLVDANLADVARELGMSERTLQRRLREAGTSFQSELNTVQVRTAQTLLLESDAKLTSVAVEVGCASLQHFSSLFRKMTGESPSAWRARHRKTP is encoded by the coding sequence ATCCACCGGCTCACCCAGGTGTTGGACGTGGAGCTCGCGCCCGCGGCGCCCCACCTGTCGCTGGTGGACGCCAGCCGCGTGGAGGCCCCGGACGCCAACGGCCTGTCCGTGCTGGTGAAGTACATGGCGCCGCGCATCTCCGGCTTCTCCCAGACGGTGAAGCGCCAGGCGCTGGTGCGGCCCGAGGGCATGGCGGGCGCGGTGGTGGGCGGCTTCTACAGCCTCGTCAGCTCCGGCTACCCCACGCGGGCCTTCGCGGATGCGCACGAGGCGCTCGCCTGGCTGGGCCGTCCCGAGGCCGAGTCCCGCGCCCTGATGAACGAGCTGAATGACCTGGTGATGCAGCTGATGGGGCAGTCCCCGCTGCTCGGCGAGCTGCACCGGGTGCTGCGCCACCGGCTGGTGGACGCCAACCTCGCGGACGTGGCCCGGGAGCTGGGCATGTCCGAGCGCACGCTCCAGCGCCGCCTGCGCGAGGCCGGCACCTCCTTCCAGTCCGAGCTCAACACCGTGCAGGTGCGCACCGCGCAGACGCTGCTGCTGGAGAGCGATGCCAAGCTCACCTCGGTGGCGGTGGAGGTGGGGTGTGCCTCGCTCCAGCACTTCAGCAGCCTGTTCCGCAAGATGACGGGCGAGTCCCCCAGCGCCTGGCGGGCCCGGCACCGCAAGACGCCCTGA
- a CDS encoding fatty acid desaturase family protein, translated as MSHRPTASPTLDVSHLAVHGLWCTWLAALLVSWDTVPMTGRVTLLVAGFLLLFWNYAVLHNHMHQPIARPRALRWLVSRTLGMACGFAYRGYHLHHFNHHKYNDGEGDWGRRRSGEGAVTYLVRSTLTPWLWPYGLLAKVWKAAAQKKGQRAELVLDFVLLQGSLVALALWRPWLALSYFGMMLAGQLSIHVLNLAAHHETDATRRDSLAVTSTSRLYNLLCFNAGYHQAHHLRPQAPWRELPALTERLASEGLLRPALQTPLAPIHPAWVARLLRRYAAAPCAPQKDSTTTSETPSAAI; from the coding sequence ATGTCCCACCGCCCCACCGCCTCCCCCACGCTGGATGTGTCCCACCTCGCCGTTCATGGCCTGTGGTGCACCTGGCTCGCCGCGTTGCTGGTGAGCTGGGACACCGTGCCCATGACGGGCCGCGTCACCCTGCTGGTGGCCGGCTTCCTCCTCCTCTTCTGGAACTACGCCGTCCTCCACAACCACATGCACCAGCCCATCGCCCGCCCCCGGGCGCTGCGCTGGCTGGTGTCGCGCACGCTCGGCATGGCGTGCGGCTTCGCCTACCGCGGCTACCACCTCCATCACTTCAACCACCACAAGTACAATGATGGAGAGGGGGACTGGGGCCGGCGCCGCTCCGGCGAGGGCGCGGTGACGTACCTGGTGCGCTCCACCCTCACCCCCTGGCTCTGGCCCTACGGCCTGCTGGCCAAGGTGTGGAAGGCCGCCGCCCAGAAGAAGGGCCAGCGCGCCGAGCTGGTGCTCGACTTCGTCCTGCTGCAGGGCTCCCTGGTGGCGCTCGCGCTGTGGCGGCCCTGGCTGGCCCTGTCCTACTTCGGGATGATGCTGGCGGGGCAGCTGTCCATCCACGTGCTCAACCTGGCCGCCCACCACGAGACGGACGCCACCCGCCGGGACTCGCTGGCCGTGACGTCCACGTCCCGCCTGTACAACCTGCTGTGCTTCAACGCCGGCTACCACCAGGCCCACCACCTGCGCCCCCAGGCGCCCTGGCGGGAGCTGCCGGCCCTCACGGAGCGGCTGGCCTCCGAGGGGTTGCTTCGTCCAGCACTGCAAACCCCGCTGGCCCCCATCCATCCAGCCTGGGTGGCCCGGCTCCTCAGGCGCTATGCTGCCGCGCCGTGCGCTCCGCAGAAGGACTCGACGACTACCTCCGAGACCCCATCGGCCGCTATCTGA
- a CDS encoding helix-turn-helix domain-containing protein — MASKTTFQVPPEQTPPPLRPRRSKREAKLKLSKALGDAAREARQKASLTQADVAERIGVATEVYGRLERGLLMPSVPTLRRICLALHLSADALLALSSPQPPVWEEPPPPAEQEQPAMRRLLRNVRKLNSTQIRALSLVASTLRREGED, encoded by the coding sequence ATGGCGTCGAAGACTACTTTTCAAGTCCCCCCCGAGCAGACCCCTCCCCCGCTCCGCCCCCGCCGGAGCAAGCGCGAGGCGAAGTTGAAGCTGTCCAAGGCCCTGGGTGACGCGGCCCGGGAAGCCCGGCAGAAGGCCAGTCTGACGCAGGCGGACGTGGCCGAGCGCATCGGCGTGGCCACCGAGGTCTACGGCCGGCTGGAGCGGGGGCTGCTCATGCCGAGCGTCCCCACCCTGCGCCGCATCTGCCTGGCCCTGCACCTGTCCGCGGATGCCCTGCTCGCGCTCAGCTCGCCCCAGCCCCCTGTCTGGGAGGAGCCCCCGCCCCCGGCCGAGCAGGAGCAGCCGGCGATGCGGCGGCTGCTGCGCAACGTACGCAAGCTGAACAGCACGCAGATCCGGGCCCTCTCCCTGGTGGCCTCCACCCTGCGCCGCGAGGGCGAGGACTGA
- a CDS encoding HEAT repeat domain-containing protein: MSEERPDALLKSALEKIVYFEARAEQLNHELTSTREEMEHLRRELSQSEERELALRREVAGLEVRLGRMASEREELTRLNQALRTERSQLLGKLLEASRIRTSDGREDDDDDGLGIDLASFISQLRSEALERPAVTASAPSAPAYPWPSQPEPQRPQEVEQPAPALAVVAASAAGVSPVMQHAQRLFLEGRLAVSAGQMAELSGGGDETLFGFSVRELSAPDATSRVRAAERLKALGQPAAAPALATALHAEKDATVQVALLAAFSEVGKEEGVLVVSPLLASSVPEVRIAALKALLSIAPREAAPHLAQAVKDPDRSVRRRASLLALGLEGEGARRLGEEAIHDTDPEVRSLAALALGAGSGENARMMLLEALKDDEVRVRRSAAQSLSRILGHDVSAVVDMDEGRRRREIRRLATLPVLPVRASLLPKPAPRAAAPVAAPAPVAPAAVQAPVPAAPPARPSPAPSTAHRAAVPAAASPARGVAQQAVRTAAAPPAAQAQPVSRPAARQPVSPVEALCGPLMSEIRAAIRGRSLGELASGISAPPELAEEALTLLVARGAIIRRGHKYFAA, translated from the coding sequence GTGAGCGAAGAGCGTCCGGACGCGCTGCTCAAGAGCGCACTCGAAAAGATCGTCTACTTCGAGGCTCGTGCCGAGCAGCTCAACCACGAGCTGACGTCCACGCGCGAGGAGATGGAGCACCTGCGGCGCGAGCTGTCCCAGTCCGAGGAGCGCGAGCTGGCGCTGCGCCGCGAGGTGGCCGGGCTGGAGGTGCGCCTGGGCCGTATGGCCTCCGAGCGCGAGGAGCTCACCCGCCTCAACCAGGCCCTGCGCACCGAGCGCAGCCAGCTGCTCGGCAAGCTGCTGGAGGCCAGCCGCATCCGCACCTCGGACGGGCGCGAGGACGACGACGACGACGGCCTGGGCATCGACCTGGCCTCGTTCATCTCCCAGCTGCGCAGCGAGGCGCTCGAGCGTCCCGCCGTGACCGCCTCCGCCCCGTCCGCTCCCGCCTACCCGTGGCCCTCGCAGCCCGAGCCGCAGCGTCCGCAGGAGGTGGAGCAGCCCGCCCCCGCGCTCGCGGTGGTGGCGGCGTCCGCGGCGGGCGTCTCCCCGGTGATGCAACACGCGCAACGCCTCTTCCTGGAGGGGCGGCTGGCGGTGAGCGCCGGGCAGATGGCGGAGCTCTCCGGCGGCGGTGACGAGACGCTCTTCGGCTTCTCCGTGCGCGAGCTGTCTGCGCCGGATGCCACCTCGCGCGTGCGCGCCGCCGAGCGCCTCAAGGCCCTGGGCCAGCCGGCCGCCGCGCCCGCGCTCGCCACGGCGCTGCACGCGGAGAAGGACGCCACCGTCCAGGTGGCCCTGCTCGCCGCCTTCTCCGAGGTGGGCAAGGAGGAGGGCGTCCTCGTGGTGTCGCCCCTGCTGGCCTCCTCCGTCCCCGAGGTGCGCATCGCCGCCCTCAAGGCGCTGCTGAGCATCGCGCCCCGGGAGGCCGCGCCCCACCTCGCCCAGGCCGTGAAGGACCCGGACCGCTCCGTGCGCCGGCGTGCCTCGCTCCTGGCGCTCGGCCTGGAAGGGGAGGGCGCGCGCCGGCTGGGCGAGGAGGCCATCCACGACACGGATCCCGAGGTGCGCAGCCTCGCCGCGCTGGCGCTCGGCGCCGGCAGCGGGGAGAACGCCCGGATGATGCTGCTGGAGGCCCTCAAGGATGACGAGGTGCGCGTGCGCCGCTCCGCCGCGCAGAGCCTCTCGCGCATCCTCGGCCATGATGTCTCCGCGGTGGTGGACATGGACGAGGGCCGGCGCCGCCGGGAGATCCGCCGCCTCGCCACGCTCCCCGTGCTGCCGGTGCGCGCCTCGCTCCTCCCGAAGCCGGCCCCCCGCGCCGCCGCGCCCGTGGCCGCTCCCGCGCCCGTGGCCCCGGCCGCCGTCCAGGCCCCGGTGCCCGCCGCTCCACCCGCGCGTCCCTCTCCCGCTCCGTCCACGGCCCACCGTGCCGCGGTGCCGGCCGCCGCTTCCCCGGCCCGGGGCGTGGCCCAGCAGGCCGTCCGGACCGCCGCCGCGCCCCCGGCCGCCCAGGCCCAGCCCGTGTCGCGCCCCGCCGCGCGCCAACCCGTCTCCCCGGTGGAGGCCCTCTGCGGGCCGCTGATGTCGGAGATCCGCGCGGCCATCCGGGGCCGCTCGCTCGGTGAGCTGGCCTCCGGTATCTCCGCGCCCCCCGAGCTGGCCGAGGAGGCGCTTACCCTCCTGGTGGCCAGGGGAGCGATCATTCGGCGGGGCCACAAATACTTCGCCGCTTGA
- a CDS encoding ParA family protein, protein MDAPTYSSKQVAEMLGLPPKSIASALKQDSYTGAEVWALRTQLGAFPPSLGRRKQLFLNFKGGTGKTSLSTSYAWRLAELGYNVLLVDLDSQGHATKCLGFEGEDFDKTLLNVLVRKSPMSEVIQKSSLPNLHFVPSNLTMSTVDLALMPMAGREFKLRNALKEVEAQYDVVVFDAPPSFGLLNLNALMAANDLFVPVLADFLSFHGLKLLFETVQSLEEDLNHVLDHVFIVVNSFNATFKLAKEALEALQTHYPEYLLPTIIRQCTKFAQASSEGRPVFVADPGSKGATDIEALIQNVLPRLRAGTAPGSDSGAQQAG, encoded by the coding sequence ATGGATGCGCCGACGTACAGCTCCAAGCAGGTGGCCGAGATGCTCGGCTTGCCACCGAAGTCCATCGCCTCGGCGCTGAAGCAGGACAGCTACACGGGCGCCGAGGTCTGGGCCCTGCGCACGCAGCTGGGCGCGTTCCCGCCGTCGCTCGGCCGCCGCAAGCAGCTCTTCCTCAACTTCAAGGGCGGCACGGGCAAGACGTCCCTGTCCACCTCCTACGCGTGGCGCCTGGCGGAGCTGGGCTACAACGTCCTCCTCGTGGACCTCGACAGCCAGGGCCACGCCACCAAGTGCCTGGGCTTCGAGGGCGAGGACTTCGACAAGACGCTCCTCAACGTCCTGGTGCGCAAGTCGCCCATGTCGGAGGTCATCCAGAAGTCCTCCCTGCCCAACCTGCACTTCGTCCCCTCCAACCTCACCATGTCCACGGTGGACCTGGCGCTGATGCCCATGGCGGGCCGCGAGTTCAAGCTGCGCAACGCCCTGAAAGAAGTCGAGGCCCAGTACGACGTCGTCGTCTTCGACGCGCCCCCCTCCTTCGGCCTGCTCAACCTCAACGCCCTCATGGCGGCCAACGACCTGTTCGTCCCGGTGCTGGCCGACTTCCTCTCCTTCCACGGCCTCAAGCTGCTCTTCGAGACGGTGCAGAGCCTGGAGGAGGACCTCAACCACGTGCTGGACCACGTCTTCATCGTGGTCAACTCCTTCAACGCCACCTTCAAGCTGGCCAAGGAGGCGCTGGAGGCGCTCCAGACGCACTACCCGGAGTACCTGCTGCCCACCATCATCCGGCAGTGCACCAAGTTCGCCCAGGCCTCCAGCGAGGGCCGGCCCGTCTTCGTGGCGGACCCGGGCTCCAAGGGGGCCACCGACATCGAGGCCCTCATCCAGAATGTGCTTCCGCGCTTGCGGGCGGGCACGGCTCCCGGTAGCGATAGCGGCGCGCAGCAGGCCGGTTGA
- a CDS encoding ferritin-like domain-containing protein produces the protein MERKASEMGMNRTGLMVHPVKSKETIEGSEKFAPDIPGDASVIAKARQDFSREAGNLGTVPPPNLKGMAKAAMDLLKGGRSTVFVDKLGQRLGFERTGTRLYELALSKLDVFGTWDGGPSREQLEKIRLDELSHMALVKRTLEKLGADPTALTPAAELQANLSEGVPRMLADPHVNLLQSLEGLLTAELVDNASWELLIELARELGHQAIAEDFQRALDAEQEHLALVRAWLAAGTRLEAKVGEEAAGAPA, from the coding sequence ATGGAACGCAAGGCGAGTGAGATGGGGATGAACCGGACGGGCCTCATGGTCCACCCGGTGAAGAGCAAGGAGACCATCGAGGGCTCCGAGAAGTTCGCGCCGGACATCCCGGGGGATGCGTCGGTCATCGCGAAGGCGCGCCAGGACTTCTCGCGGGAAGCGGGCAACCTGGGCACGGTGCCACCGCCGAACCTGAAGGGCATGGCCAAGGCGGCGATGGACCTGCTCAAGGGCGGCCGGTCCACGGTCTTCGTGGACAAGCTGGGCCAGCGGCTCGGCTTCGAGCGCACCGGGACGCGGCTGTACGAGCTGGCCCTGTCCAAGCTGGACGTGTTCGGCACGTGGGACGGTGGGCCCTCGCGCGAGCAGCTGGAGAAGATCCGCCTGGACGAGCTGTCTCACATGGCGCTCGTCAAGCGCACCCTGGAGAAGCTGGGGGCGGACCCCACGGCGCTCACGCCCGCGGCGGAGCTGCAGGCCAACCTGTCCGAGGGCGTGCCGAGGATGCTGGCGGATCCGCACGTCAACCTGCTGCAGTCGCTCGAGGGGCTGCTGACGGCCGAGCTCGTGGACAACGCGAGTTGGGAGCTGCTCATCGAGCTGGCGCGCGAGCTGGGGCACCAGGCGATCGCCGAGGACTTCCAGCGGGCCCTGGACGCGGAGCAGGAGCACCTGGCGCTGGTGCGGGCCTGGCTCGCGGCCGGAACGCGGCTGGAGGCGAAGGTCGGCGAGGAGGCCGCGGGCGCTCCGGCGTAG
- a CDS encoding DUF924 family protein codes for MASVDDILTFWFGRPDEPGYTEPRGRWFEQEPAFDAECARRFLATQEKAAEGGLQAWRDEPRSALALVLLLDQFPRNIFRDSARAYATDARALEVARHALARGLDVPLPPVWRWFFYMPFVHSEDIHDQRIAVSLFEALVPQYQTSATLRTYAQRHLDVIAHFGRFPHRNSLLGRDSTPEEMAFLQEPNSSFQ; via the coding sequence ATGGCCAGCGTGGACGACATCCTCACCTTCTGGTTCGGCCGTCCGGACGAGCCCGGTTACACCGAGCCGCGCGGTCGCTGGTTCGAGCAGGAGCCAGCCTTCGACGCCGAGTGCGCCCGCCGCTTCCTCGCCACCCAAGAGAAGGCCGCCGAGGGGGGACTCCAGGCGTGGCGCGACGAGCCGCGCAGTGCCCTGGCCCTGGTGCTCCTGTTGGATCAGTTCCCACGCAACATCTTCCGCGACTCGGCCCGCGCCTACGCCACCGACGCCCGGGCCCTCGAGGTGGCGCGTCATGCGCTCGCCCGCGGCCTCGACGTGCCCCTGCCCCCCGTCTGGCGGTGGTTCTTCTACATGCCCTTCGTGCACAGCGAGGACATCCACGATCAGCGCATCGCCGTGTCCCTCTTCGAGGCGCTCGTGCCGCAGTACCAGACCAGCGCCACGCTGCGGACGTACGCCCAGCGCCACCTCGATGTCATCGCGCACTTCGGGCGCTTCCCCCATCGCAACTCCCTGTTGGGCCGGGACTCGACTCCGGAGGAAATGGCCTTCCTCCAGGAGCCGAACTCCTCGTTCCAGTGA
- a CDS encoding TspO/MBR family protein, whose amino-acid sequence MLEQHNPDNPALHNPSLRKESFVALGTIGALTAGTALLGGSVSNSGQLWYKRLRKPGFTPPPWVFGPAWTALYGLMSISAWRVWNRPAGPRRSWALALWGLQLGFNALWSPLFFGKHRQREALADIAALGVSLAAYTAVARKVDTGAAWMMVPYLAWVGFASALNEEIVRLNP is encoded by the coding sequence ATGCTCGAGCAACACAATCCGGACAACCCGGCCCTGCACAACCCGTCCCTGAGGAAGGAGTCCTTCGTTGCCCTGGGCACCATCGGGGCGCTTACGGCGGGCACGGCCCTGCTGGGAGGGAGTGTCTCGAACAGTGGACAGCTCTGGTACAAGCGGCTGCGCAAACCCGGCTTCACGCCTCCGCCCTGGGTGTTCGGTCCGGCGTGGACGGCGCTGTACGGGCTGATGTCCATCTCCGCGTGGCGGGTGTGGAACCGGCCGGCGGGCCCGAGGCGCTCGTGGGCGCTCGCCCTGTGGGGCCTGCAGCTTGGCTTCAATGCGCTCTGGTCCCCGCTCTTCTTCGGCAAGCACCGCCAGCGCGAGGCGCTCGCGGACATCGCGGCGCTGGGCGTGAGCCTCGCGGCGTACACGGCGGTGGCGCGCAAGGTGGACACGGGCGCGGCGTGGATGATGGTGCCCTACCTGGCCTGGGTGGGCTTCGCCAGCGCGCTCAACGAGGAGATCGTCCGTCTCAACCCGTGA
- a CDS encoding ABC transporter ATP-binding protein gives MELRIQNLSKRYPNGTQALQDVTLTIKPGMFGLLGPNGAGKSTLMRTLATLQEADSGGASLGDLDVLKDKDAVRRVLGYLPQDFGLYPKVTAEDLLTHLATLKGISNARERKQVVDALLQQTNLHHARRKQLGGFSGGMRQRFGIAQALLGNPKLLIVDEPTAGLDPEERVRFHNLLSEIGQDVIVILSTHIVSDVRDLCPQMAVLNGGKVLLTGAPEDIIARLDGRIWKKFVDKAELPKLQAELPIISHRLLMGRTLVHVFSAGAPDESFAPAVPDLEDAYFATIKGHLAQEPASGVQAIAG, from the coding sequence ATGGAGCTCCGCATCCAGAACCTGTCCAAGCGCTATCCCAACGGCACCCAGGCGCTCCAGGACGTCACGCTCACCATCAAGCCCGGCATGTTCGGGCTGCTCGGGCCCAACGGCGCGGGCAAGTCCACGCTGATGCGCACCCTGGCCACCCTGCAGGAGGCCGACAGCGGCGGCGCTTCGCTCGGTGACCTCGACGTGCTGAAGGACAAGGACGCGGTGCGCCGGGTGCTCGGCTACCTGCCCCAGGACTTCGGCCTCTACCCGAAGGTGACGGCCGAGGACCTCCTCACCCACCTGGCCACCCTCAAGGGCATCTCCAACGCCCGCGAGCGCAAGCAGGTGGTGGATGCGCTGCTACAGCAGACGAACCTCCACCACGCGCGGCGCAAGCAGCTCGGCGGCTTCTCCGGCGGCATGCGCCAGCGCTTCGGCATCGCCCAGGCGCTGCTCGGCAACCCCAAGCTGCTCATCGTGGACGAGCCCACCGCGGGCCTCGATCCGGAAGAGCGCGTGCGCTTCCACAACCTGCTGAGCGAGATCGGCCAGGACGTCATCGTCATCCTCTCCACGCACATCGTCTCGGACGTGCGCGACCTGTGCCCGCAGATGGCGGTGCTCAACGGCGGCAAGGTGCTGCTCACCGGCGCGCCCGAGGACATCATCGCCCGGCTGGACGGCCGCATCTGGAAGAAGTTCGTGGACAAGGCGGAGCTGCCCAAGCTCCAGGCCGAGCTGCCCATCATCTCCCACCGGCTGCTGATGGGGCGCACGCTCGTGCACGTCTTCAGCGCGGGGGCTCCGGACGAGTCCTTCGCGCCGGCCGTGCCGGACCTCGAGGACGCCTACTTCGCCACCATCAAGGGTCACCTCGCGCAGGAGCCGGCCTCCGGCGTCCAGGCCATCGCGGGCTGA